TGGGACCGAATCACTAGTGCACTTTGGCCTTGGTTGGCGACACTATCAACGTAAACAGTAACCTTTAAAAGGCTGAAACATCTCGTTTCAGCCTTTTTGCTGGGCTAATGGGTTAAAAATTGGTTTGTTACTGGGTTTGGTTTTGATTAAGATAGTTAAAGTAACACAATACAAAACTATTATTCTAAAAAGAACAAAAAAGTAGTCGCCATCCGTGATGACAACTACTTCCAACGAACCAATTAGAAAAACTTAATTGCATAGCTCGCATTAAATGTTTGGTTGGCTGCTAACCGATTAATACCCATTTTATGACTTAGTTGCCCATCATGATTGATGTTATCCGCAATTCCCCACCAAGGTTCAAGGCAAACAAATGGCGCCGCTTGTGGATATGGTGACCACAGCCCCACATATGGCGCCGCTTCAATTGTCATTGCAACGCCATGGTCGTCTAGGTCTGAACTTAACAATAAAGTTGTTTCTTGCTTATTCAAGGCCAAAATAACTGCATCATCTTTAAACAAGTCTCGAGTTAATGGCAACGGCTTAGTCAGGTCCATCGTCGTCGCCTGATCAACATCATTATAAGGGGCTTGTAATGGAATGTGCTGATACTTTTGTTTGGGCGCCACTGTGACTTGATAATTAGTTAAACTCCCCTCAGGCGTCGCTAATGGGGCATTAAACGCAGGATGACCACCGATTGAGAACAATAGTTCTTGATTAGCTGGATTATGCACGTCATAGCCGACCGTTAATTCATGATCCGTTAACGTGTAGTGTAACCGTAGCCGGAATGCAAAAGGATACATCGCTCGGGTCGCTTGACTATCGGTTAATTCTAGTACCGCTTGCGTTGACGTCTGTGAAACGACTCGAAACTTTTGATCCCGTGCAAACCCATGTTGTCCCATCCGATAACTTTGACCAGCAATCGTATACTGATCGTCTTTTAACCGACCGACGATTGGAAATAGCACCGGCGCATGTCGACCCCAAAATTTAGGATCAGCCTGCCACATATATTCAAGCCCGTCATCGGCCTTTACACTGCTTAACTCTGCGCCCGCTTCATTAATCTGGACGGTGAGGTATTCATTTTTCAATTCAACTGTCATTACCGCTGACTCCCTTGATTTAATTAGAGAATATACCGACTAAGATCCTTATCTTGGGCAATATTACCAATCCGTTCATTGACATAACTTTCGGTAATCGTCACTTCACCCATTTCCATGTCAGGACCTTCGTAGAGCAATTCCTCTAATAATTTCTCTAACACCGTGTGTAAACGCCGCGCGCCAATGTTCTCGGTTTCATGATTGACGTTATATGCAATTTCAGCAATTGCTTCAATCGCTTCAATCGTAAATGTCACTTTAATATTATCCGTGCCAATCAAGGCAATATATTGCTTAATTAAAGCGTTTTTAGGTTCCGTTAAGATTTTGACAAAATCAT
This region of Lactobacillus sp. CBA3605 genomic DNA includes:
- a CDS encoding aldose 1-epimerase family protein, with the translated sequence MTVELKNEYLTVQINEAGAELSSVKADDGLEYMWQADPKFWGRHAPVLFPIVGRLKDDQYTIAGQSYRMGQHGFARDQKFRVVSQTSTQAVLELTDSQATRAMYPFAFRLRLHYTLTDHELTVGYDVHNPANQELLFSIGGHPAFNAPLATPEGSLTNYQVTVAPKQKYQHIPLQAPYNDVDQATTMDLTKPLPLTRDLFKDDAVILALNKQETTLLLSSDLDDHGVAMTIEAAPYVGLWSPYPQAAPFVCLEPWWGIADNINHDGQLSHKMGINRLAANQTFNASYAIKFF